The sequence ATCGGATGTTCGTATCGTTCGTGCCGATCACGTCATTACATATGGAAAAGAGTTGTTAATTGTTCATGAACATGCGCAACAAGAACTCGTCTCCAATGTTGACGCGTTATTGTCTCTAAAAGGAACACAAGTCGAGCCGCTCATTAAACAAATGCTTCCAGAAACGGTAGGGAACGAGCTAGATGAATTGCGTCAAAAACAAATTGAGATGTTAACAGGAAAACGATTATTAAAAGATATTGTTGATGCAAATGGTCAAGTGTTGCTTCCAAAAGATACGGTGTTGACGAAAGAACATGTGATTCGCGCGCAAGAAGAAGGCCCAGATGTTGTAATTGAGCTGTCGATGAATGTCGAGTAAGGAGGCGTATGTCATGCGCCAAAACGTTTCGCTAAAGTTGTTTTTTACGTTGCTTTTGACCGTTTCATATTTACTGACAACTACAAAAGTGGCGACGTGGGCGTACGAGTCGTTTGCTGGCGGGGACAAATTTGCTGAAGGGACGATGATTGGTCCGATCGATGTATCGAATCGTTCGGCTGATGAGGCGTATAAACAAGTGAACGAAAAAGTGAACGAGTGGAAGCAATCAGCAACGATGACGCTCGTGCTAGAAGGAAAAGAAGCGACGCTGCCAACGAATGCGTTTACATTTCATATCAAGGAGAGCATGAAACAGGCGGTAAGCGGAAAGCGCACCCCTCTCCTCGTTTCTGTTGATCATGAAGCGTTACAACAGGCGATCACTTCCATCGACGCATTAAGCGATTGGATGGATGTTGAAAAAGTAAAAGCTCAGTTAGAACATGAGGCTGCTTCCCTTACATCTGCTCAACTATCGCTTCAGCAATACGTTCGGGAAGATATGCAACAAGAAACGGTTTTATCGCAAGCCACGATTCCATTGCATGAAGAGCTTCGTGCAATATCACAAACAGCAATGACAATTGAGCCAAAGCAAATATTTTCTGTTTTGGACTTTTTCAAAAAACAAGGTTTAAGTATATCTAAAGAAGCGATGACGTTATTTGCATCTGCACTATATGAAGCGATAATACCGACAAATTTTGAAATTGTTGAACGGCATACGAGCGCCGTATTGCAAAACGGAGTGAAGGCAGGGTTTGAAGCGGCTGTTGAACAAAATAAAAAAGACTTTATATTTTTTAACCCGAATGATCAATCGTATACGATCGAAGTAAGAGCGGAAGATGGACAAATGAAAGTTGCCTTAGTGGGAATTCCGTTTATTTACCAATATGCAGTAAAAACAGATCCAATTGAATATTATGATCCGAAAACAATTGTGCAATATAGTGCATTGCTGAAGCCGAACGAAAAGCGGGTAAAAGAAGAGGAAAAAAAAGGAATGCTCATTCGTTTGTATAAAGAAGTGTACGACCGCAACAACACATTAGTCGAAACGGTGCTCGTTTCGGAAGATTTTTACCCGCCGATTCATCGTGTGGAAGTGCGTGGATTACGGTCCGAGACAAGTGAGACACCAAATGAATCACCAGCACCCAATGAATCATCAACACCAAACGAAACGCCTTCAACAGAACTAACAGAGCAAGAAGACATATGGGGAAATGAAAACG comes from Anoxybacillus flavithermus and encodes:
- a CDS encoding VanW family protein, whose translation is MRQNVSLKLFFTLLLTVSYLLTTTKVATWAYESFAGGDKFAEGTMIGPIDVSNRSADEAYKQVNEKVNEWKQSATMTLVLEGKEATLPTNAFTFHIKESMKQAVSGKRTPLLVSVDHEALQQAITSIDALSDWMDVEKVKAQLEHEAASLTSAQLSLQQYVREDMQQETVLSQATIPLHEELRAISQTAMTIEPKQIFSVLDFFKKQGLSISKEAMTLFASALYEAIIPTNFEIVERHTSAVLQNGVKAGFEAAVEQNKKDFIFFNPNDQSYTIEVRAEDGQMKVALVGIPFIYQYAVKTDPIEYYDPKTIVQYSALLKPNEKRVKEEEKKGMLIRLYKEVYDRNNTLVETVLVSEDFYPPIHRVEVRGLRSETSETPNESPAPNESSTPNETPSTELTEQEDIWGNENEQIKGNEDETS